A region of Bacteroidales bacterium DNA encodes the following proteins:
- the pstA gene encoding phosphate ABC transporter permease PstA, whose protein sequence is MTRKRIIQKIAFSIFGAVSFVVVAVLFIILGFIAIKGIRVISWEFLTAMPDQGMTKGGIFPAIVGTACLMAGSMIFAFPVGVLSGIYINEFLKDSFFKRFIRMMTDNLAGIPSIVFGLFGMALFVNYLDFGDSIIAGSLTLGLLVLPIVIRTTEEALKSVEDSLRVGSLALGATKLQTIQRVVLPVAFPNIITGLILSIGRVSGETAPILFTVAAYFLPRLPNSVFDQVMALPYHLYVLTTSGTNVEESRPMAYGTALVLIMIVLLINLAASALRKYLGKKVKMN, encoded by the coding sequence ATGACTAGAAAGCGGATCATACAGAAAATTGCATTTTCGATTTTCGGAGCGGTCAGTTTTGTCGTGGTAGCCGTGCTGTTTATCATCCTCGGTTTTATCGCGATCAAAGGTATCCGGGTTATCAGCTGGGAATTCCTTACTGCGATGCCTGACCAGGGTATGACTAAGGGAGGGATTTTCCCGGCAATCGTTGGTACGGCCTGCCTGATGGCCGGAAGCATGATCTTCGCTTTTCCTGTCGGTGTGCTCTCAGGGATTTATATTAATGAATTTCTGAAAGACAGCTTTTTCAAACGGTTTATCAGGATGATGACGGATAACCTCGCCGGTATCCCTTCCATTGTCTTCGGTCTCTTCGGGATGGCTTTATTCGTGAACTATCTTGACTTCGGCGATTCAATTATCGCTGGTTCGCTGACATTAGGTTTGCTTGTCCTACCGATTGTTATCAGGACAACGGAAGAGGCGCTGAAATCAGTCGAGGATTCATTGCGGGTCGGCAGCCTGGCTCTTGGGGCCACAAAATTGCAAACCATCCAGAGGGTTGTGCTGCCCGTGGCTTTCCCAAACATCATCACCGGCCTGATTCTTTCCATCGGAAGGGTATCGGGTGAAACGGCACCGATCCTTTTCACTGTCGCAGCTTATTTTCTTCCCCGCTTACCGAACAGTGTCTTCGACCAGGTCATGGCACTGCCTTATCACTTGTATGTATTGACAACCAGCGGTACGAATGTCGAAGAATCCAGGCCGATGGCTTACGGGACAGCCCTTGTGTTGATAATGATCGTTTTACTGATCAATTTGGCAGCCAGCGCCCTCCGGAAATATCTTGGGAAAAAAGTGAAAATGAATTAG
- the pstB gene encoding phosphate ABC transporter ATP-binding protein PstB, protein MYKAEAKNINFYYGDYHALIDVSLAFPDKTVTALIGPSGCGKSTFLRLFNRMNDLIDHVKIEGEVLVNGQDVYSKEVIIDQLRKSVGMVFQKPNPFPKTVFENVAYGLRVNGVRDHNFIEEVVVNSLKKAALWEEVKDKLKKSAFELSGGQQQRLCIARALAVEPTLILMDEPASALDPISTAKIEELIHELKQQYSIIIVTHNLQQAGRVSDYTAFFYLGELIEHNETKTMFLNPSDERTQNYITGRFG, encoded by the coding sequence ATGTATAAAGCTGAAGCGAAAAATATCAACTTTTATTACGGTGACTATCACGCCCTGATAGATGTCAGCCTTGCTTTTCCTGACAAGACGGTTACAGCGCTGATCGGGCCGTCAGGATGCGGAAAGTCGACTTTTCTTCGACTGTTCAACCGGATGAATGATCTGATCGACCATGTGAAAATCGAAGGTGAAGTGCTGGTCAACGGGCAGGATGTCTATTCCAAAGAGGTCATTATCGACCAGTTGCGTAAAAGTGTAGGCATGGTTTTCCAGAAACCGAACCCTTTCCCAAAGACGGTTTTTGAAAATGTGGCCTATGGGCTCCGCGTAAATGGGGTCAGGGACCATAATTTTATTGAAGAAGTGGTGGTGAATTCCCTCAAGAAAGCCGCATTGTGGGAAGAGGTGAAAGATAAACTGAAGAAATCGGCTTTCGAGCTTTCAGGCGGCCAGCAGCAGCGTTTGTGCATTGCACGTGCCCTTGCCGTGGAACCGACTTTGATCCTGATGGATGAGCCGGCATCGGCCCTCGATCCTATTTCTACTGCCAAGATAGAAGAGTTAATCCACGAGCTTAAGCAGCAGTATTCCATTATCATTGTCACCCATAATCTTCAGCAGGCAGGAAGAGTGAGCGATTATACCGCATTTTTCTATCTTGGGGAACTGATTGAGCATAATGAAACGAAGACCATGTTCCTGAATCCCAGCGATGAACGAACTCAAAATTATATCACGGGTAGGTTTGGTTGA
- a CDS encoding response regulator transcription factor, translating to MEQYKILLVDDEPDILEFLGYNLRNEGYEVHTSNNGKDGLAKALEILPHLIVLDVMMPEMDGIETCKEIRQMPILKNTIVIFLTARGEDYSQIAGFEAGADDYVTKPVKPRVLVSRVKALLRRYQEEPGKEAGQTLVLNEFIIDRERYVVIKDGQEYNLPRKEFELLRLLASKPNRVFTREEILSTIWGSDVIVGDRTIDVHIRKIREKLETPNIKTIKGVGYKFED from the coding sequence ATGGAACAATACAAAATCCTTCTGGTGGATGATGAGCCGGATATCCTTGAATTCCTGGGTTATAACCTGCGGAATGAGGGTTACGAAGTTCACACCAGCAATAATGGAAAAGATGGCCTGGCTAAAGCACTGGAAATTCTGCCGCACCTGATTGTCCTTGATGTGATGATGCCTGAAATGGATGGCATCGAAACCTGCAAAGAGATCCGGCAAATGCCTATATTGAAAAATACCATCGTTATTTTCCTGACAGCCCGCGGGGAAGATTATTCCCAGATCGCCGGTTTTGAAGCAGGGGCTGATGACTATGTAACCAAACCGGTTAAGCCACGCGTACTGGTAAGCAGGGTCAAAGCATTGCTCAGGAGATATCAAGAAGAACCAGGGAAAGAAGCGGGACAAACTCTCGTATTAAATGAGTTTATAATTGACCGTGAAAGGTATGTTGTGATTAAAGACGGGCAGGAGTATAATTTGCCAAGGAAGGAATTTGAATTGTTGAGATTGCTGGCTTCAAAACCCAACAGGGTTTTTACTCGGGAAGAGATCCTGTCCACCATCTGGGGGAGCGATGTAATCGTAGGCGACCGGACGATTGATGTTCATATAAGGAAAATCCGCGAAAAACTCGAAACACCAAACATTAAGACCATCAAGGGAGTTGGTTATAAATTTGAGGATTAG
- a CDS encoding TonB-dependent receptor: protein MHVFKLSIVFFLLLLTSLLHAQNGIIRGTVFDDATGEYLPGVTIFLEGTTMGTLTDLDGKFNLSVEPGSYNLRVSFISYETLIIKELQVKPGEVSLFDNLRLKETTFELTEVVITAQGLRNTENALLTIKRKSDNVIDGISSVSFRKIGDSDAASSMKRVPGVSVEGGKYVYVRGLGDRYTKTILNGVDIPGLDPDRNTLQMDIFPTNIIDNIIVLKSFTADLPADFTGGVIDIAIKDFPEEKKGNISLSAGYNPGFHFKSDYLTYNGGKTDFLGFDDGTREIPATTNIPFFSEVVGDPDGEIAQRYREILENFNPAMAAYQKMSFMDYGFGASLGNQIAHKKVTLGYNFALSYKSNTEFYKDAEYGRYGLSGDPDVYEMGVREFQKGDYGVSSVLLSGMAGFAIKTLNSKYRINLLHLQNGESKAGIFDYIGSDQGSDFEGFQHNLDYSERSLTNLIINGKHTFTGTKWDVEWKLSPTLSKMEDPDIRFTRYVVSEGDFVIGTESGFPERIWRDLEEVNLAGLIHITKGFEIMGQNSKLQFGGAYTFKERDFAILSYALNIRNVPLTGNPDELFLPENLWPRDGNINNGTTYEAPFVPVNPNQFNSSTNNTAGYVSMELSPIKNLKTILGIRVENYVQHYTGQDQLGYNILDNEKVLDNTDFFPSVNFIYTLSEKQNLRFSYAKTIARPSFKELSYAEIYDPISGRTFIGGLFRDADDVAGIEYWDGNLVSTDIHNFDLRWELFPSNGQTISLSGFYKMFDNPIEMVQYATLAGSFQPRNVGDGQVFGAEIEFRLNLEPLIEALRNMAISSNLTFTKSIIRLSNTEYDSRVANARTGQTIDEYRDMAGQAPYIINFGVSYNGGVKGFWNGFEAGLYYNVQGQTLQYVGMVDRPDIYSKPFNSLNFNSNKSLGEDKRLQIGLKIENLLNAKKESIFKSYEATDQYFTRLYQGITFQLRLSYSLF, encoded by the coding sequence ATGCATGTATTTAAATTATCCATCGTTTTCTTTTTACTTCTTTTAACATCCCTCTTGCACGCGCAGAATGGTATTATAAGGGGAACAGTTTTCGATGATGCTACCGGTGAGTACCTGCCAGGTGTCACGATATTCCTGGAAGGAACTACTATGGGAACCCTTACAGATTTGGATGGTAAGTTCAACCTGAGCGTTGAACCCGGGTCATATAATCTGAGAGTGTCCTTCATTTCTTATGAAACGCTAATTATTAAAGAACTTCAGGTAAAACCAGGAGAAGTTTCGCTTTTCGACAATCTGCGGCTGAAGGAAACTACATTTGAGCTTACCGAGGTTGTGATCACAGCCCAGGGATTGCGGAATACAGAAAATGCATTGCTTACCATTAAAAGGAAATCCGACAATGTAATTGATGGCATTTCATCAGTCAGTTTCAGGAAAATAGGTGATTCAGATGCCGCCTCCTCTATGAAACGTGTTCCTGGTGTCTCAGTAGAAGGTGGAAAATATGTGTATGTGCGCGGACTGGGTGACCGTTATACCAAGACTATCCTCAACGGGGTTGATATACCCGGTCTTGATCCCGACCGCAATACGCTTCAGATGGACATTTTCCCCACCAATATCATAGATAACATCATTGTTCTCAAATCATTTACGGCTGACCTGCCTGCAGATTTTACGGGCGGAGTCATCGATATCGCCATAAAAGATTTTCCAGAGGAAAAAAAAGGAAATATTTCCTTAAGTGCAGGATATAATCCCGGATTTCATTTTAAGAGCGATTATCTTACTTATAACGGTGGTAAAACTGATTTTCTTGGTTTTGATGATGGAACAAGAGAAATTCCCGCAACAACCAATATTCCTTTCTTTTCTGAAGTAGTCGGCGATCCTGACGGAGAAATAGCCCAGCGGTACAGGGAAATACTTGAAAATTTCAATCCTGCTATGGCAGCTTACCAGAAAATGAGTTTCATGGATTATGGTTTTGGGGCTTCCCTGGGTAACCAAATCGCACACAAGAAAGTAACCCTGGGGTATAATTTTGCCCTTTCTTATAAAAGCAATACAGAGTTTTATAAAGATGCTGAGTATGGACGCTATGGTCTTTCAGGGGATCCTGATGTGTATGAAATGGGTGTCCGTGAATTTCAGAAAGGTGACTATGGAGTAAGCAGCGTTTTATTGAGCGGGATGGCTGGATTCGCTATCAAAACACTTAATTCAAAATACCGTATCAACCTTCTGCACTTGCAAAATGGAGAATCCAAAGCAGGTATTTTCGATTATATTGGCTCAGACCAGGGAAGCGATTTCGAAGGTTTTCAGCATAATCTTGATTATAGTGAACGCTCGCTTACCAATTTGATTATCAATGGTAAACACACATTCACCGGTACGAAATGGGATGTTGAATGGAAACTTTCACCCACCTTATCAAAAATGGAAGATCCTGATATCCGGTTTACCAGGTATGTGGTCTCGGAGGGAGACTTCGTAATAGGTACAGAATCCGGATTTCCTGAAAGAATATGGCGCGACCTGGAAGAGGTCAACCTGGCCGGTTTAATACACATAACAAAGGGATTTGAGATCATGGGCCAAAATTCCAAACTGCAGTTTGGAGGAGCCTACACTTTCAAAGAACGTGACTTTGCCATCCTCAGCTATGCGCTTAATATACGGAATGTGCCCCTAACAGGCAACCCTGATGAACTCTTCCTGCCGGAAAATCTGTGGCCGCGCGATGGAAATATTAACAATGGTACTACATACGAAGCACCTTTTGTCCCGGTAAATCCAAACCAGTTTAATTCCAGTACAAATAATACTGCAGGTTATGTTTCCATGGAACTTAGCCCGATAAAAAACCTGAAAACCATACTGGGTATCCGTGTCGAAAACTACGTCCAGCATTATACAGGTCAGGACCAGCTTGGGTATAATATTCTTGATAATGAAAAGGTGCTCGATAATACTGACTTTTTCCCTTCGGTTAATTTTATCTACACTTTGTCGGAGAAGCAAAATCTAAGATTTTCTTATGCCAAAACCATCGCCCGTCCTTCCTTCAAAGAATTATCTTATGCTGAAATATACGATCCTATAAGCGGTCGCACATTTATCGGTGGTTTGTTCCGCGATGCCGACGATGTTGCCGGTATTGAATACTGGGACGGAAACCTGGTAAGTACAGATATTCACAATTTCGACCTTCGTTGGGAATTGTTTCCATCGAATGGTCAAACGATTTCTTTGAGTGGGTTTTATAAGATGTTTGACAATCCTATAGAAATGGTACAGTATGCCACTCTGGCCGGATCTTTTCAGCCACGCAATGTGGGGGATGGCCAGGTATTCGGCGCTGAGATCGAGTTTCGTCTGAATCTTGAACCACTCATCGAGGCACTCAGGAACATGGCCATTTCGTCGAACCTAACTTTTACCAAATCGATTATCAGGTTAAGCAATACAGAATACGATTCCAGGGTTGCAAATGCACGCACCGGCCAAACTATTGACGAATACCGCGATATGGCAGGCCAGGCGCCTTATATTATTAATTTCGGTGTTTCATATAACGGAGGCGTAAAAGGATTCTGGAACGGCTTTGAAGCCGGACTTTACTACAATGTTCAGGGACAAACACTTCAATATGTCGGTATGGTTGACCGTCCTGATATTTATTCCAAACCTTTCAACAGTTTAAACTTTAACAGCAATAAAAGCCTGGGAGAGGATAAGCGCCTGCAGATTGGTTTGAAGATCGAAAATCTTCTTAACGCAAAGAAGGAATCTATATTTAAATCTTATGAGGCTACCGATCAATATTTTACACGGTTATACCAGGGGATTACTTTTCAGTTGAGATTGAGCTATTCACTTTTCTGA
- the phoU gene encoding phosphate signaling complex protein PhoU gives MNHLESELKTLKSSLLEMWSIVISQHEKAKMAIETNDKDLANEIHTNEKLLDAFELKHDMDCENLIALYNPVAIDLRFVLAVLKINYNLERIGDYANYIANTIRKSDVPFDSQLLKDAHVPDMFEIAHIMLVEAYDSFEKDDIKAIHNIFELDTKIDGWKKESFQVLSEHIMRNPADASQALELNSIIRKLERVGDHNRNIAEEIVFYLDARIIKHKKLQKKAKPE, from the coding sequence ATGAATCATCTGGAAAGTGAATTAAAGACTTTGAAATCCAGCTTGCTGGAAATGTGGTCGATCGTGATCAGCCAGCATGAAAAGGCTAAAATGGCCATTGAAACGAACGACAAGGACCTGGCTAATGAAATACATACCAATGAGAAACTGCTCGATGCCTTTGAACTGAAGCATGACATGGACTGCGAGAATCTGATCGCCCTTTACAATCCGGTGGCCATTGACCTGCGATTTGTCCTGGCAGTCCTTAAAATCAATTATAATCTCGAGCGGATCGGCGATTATGCAAATTATATTGCCAATACGATCAGGAAATCGGACGTGCCATTTGACAGCCAGTTGCTGAAAGATGCACACGTCCCTGATATGTTTGAAATTGCACATATCATGTTGGTTGAAGCTTATGATTCCTTTGAAAAAGATGATATTAAAGCCATTCACAATATCTTCGAGCTCGATACAAAGATTGACGGGTGGAAAAAAGAATCTTTCCAGGTATTAAGCGAACATATCATGAGAAATCCCGCAGATGCCAGCCAAGCACTCGAGCTCAATTCCATCATCCGGAAACTGGAACGTGTCGGCGACCACAACCGGAATATTGCGGAAGAAATCGTCTTCTATCTTGATGCCAGGATTATCAAGCATAAAAAGTTGCAGAAAAAGGCGAAACCAGAATAA
- a CDS encoding carboxypeptidase-like regulatory domain-containing protein produces the protein MKKVTFIILSLMILGISSAFADNTGEGAAKTVTLSGKVIDKTNQETLAGALIRIEGTDFEAYTDFDGNFSISGLIPDTYKVKCSLISYSDREEEIKIDQKAEDIEISLQNIAADQTSR, from the coding sequence ATGAAAAAAGTAACATTTATAATACTGTCATTAATGATTTTGGGCATTTCCTCAGCATTCGCTGATAATACAGGTGAAGGCGCCGCAAAAACAGTTACCCTTTCCGGCAAAGTGATTGATAAAACCAACCAGGAAACACTGGCTGGTGCATTGATCCGGATTGAAGGCACAGATTTTGAAGCATATACGGATTTCGACGGTAATTTTTCAATCAGCGGGCTTATTCCAGATACTTACAAGGTTAAATGTTCCCTGATCTCTTATTCCGACCGTGAAGAAGAAATTAAGATTGATCAGAAAGCCGAGGATATTGAAATATCACTCCAAAACATAGCGGCAGATCAGACTTCCCGCTAA
- a CDS encoding ATP-binding protein — translation MKFTNPVRLALIISLLTIVFFSLIYSLLVLLNKIPFSIAVILTFDVLLFIFTYFLLKNILEKLIFEKIKVIYKIIQSLKLTRVEKKALRTTLGEDMINQVSKDVMDWAEDKKAEIEQLRKAEAYRREFLANVSHEIKTPISNIQGYISTLLSGGLEDHYVNRDFLLKTEKNIDRLIELVDDLDIISSLESGEVRMEKSRFDIQALTKEVFEFLEDIAKAGNIKFIFGNDENTPVWVYADRDRIRQVLVNLLDNSIKYGRKEGRTKVSFYDMDENFLIEVSDNGMGIEKDHIPRLFERFYRVDKHRSRAEGGTGLGLAIVKHIIEAHEQTVNVRSSPMIGSTFSFTLKKG, via the coding sequence ATGAAATTCACTAACCCTGTCCGGCTTGCATTAATCATTTCTCTATTAACCATCGTATTTTTTTCTTTGATATACAGCCTGCTGGTTTTGCTGAATAAGATCCCGTTCAGCATCGCGGTCATTCTGACTTTTGATGTTTTACTTTTTATATTTACCTACTTCCTGCTTAAAAATATCCTGGAGAAATTGATCTTTGAAAAAATCAAAGTTATTTACAAGATCATTCAGTCGCTTAAGCTTACCAGGGTTGAAAAAAAAGCCCTTCGCACCACGCTTGGCGAGGACATGATTAACCAGGTGAGTAAGGACGTGATGGATTGGGCTGAAGATAAAAAAGCTGAAATCGAACAGCTGCGAAAAGCTGAAGCTTACCGCAGGGAATTCCTGGCTAATGTTTCACACGAGATCAAAACGCCTATCTCCAACATCCAGGGATACATCTCAACTCTTCTAAGCGGTGGCCTGGAGGATCATTACGTTAACCGGGATTTCCTTCTTAAAACCGAAAAGAATATTGACCGTCTGATTGAATTAGTGGATGACCTGGATATCATTTCCAGCCTTGAATCAGGAGAAGTCAGGATGGAAAAATCACGGTTCGATATCCAGGCTCTTACAAAAGAGGTTTTTGAATTCCTTGAAGACATAGCAAAAGCCGGAAATATAAAATTCATCTTTGGCAACGATGAAAATACGCCCGTTTGGGTCTATGCTGACCGTGACAGGATCAGGCAGGTCCTGGTTAACCTCTTGGATAATTCCATTAAATATGGCAGAAAAGAGGGCCGCACCAAGGTCAGTTTCTATGATATGGATGAGAACTTCCTCATCGAAGTTTCCGATAATGGGATGGGAATTGAAAAAGATCATATCCCCCGGCTGTTTGAGAGATTCTACCGTGTGGATAAGCACCGTTCACGTGCCGAAGGGGGCACCGGGCTGGGCCTGGCCATCGTGAAACATATCATCGAAGCTCATGAGCAGACCGTCAACGTGAGAAGCTCACCTATGATAGGCTCGACATTTTCATTTACTTTGAAGAAGGGATGA
- a CDS encoding phosphate ABC transporter substrate-binding protein produces MKKLIFVFVIMALLPQLYSQNVNCKIKGSDTVLPLTQKEAEVFMKKYPGSSIMVTGGGSGVGLAALQNGTTDIAQSSRKMKLDEKMKLQDAGKVFTESIIAYDALAVIVNPSNKVNQLTREQLESIYTGKVTNWKEVDGDDMPIVVYSRESSSGTFEFFKEHVLNKKNFTPSALLMPATGAIVQSVSQTKGAIGYVGLAYLEADVKALKVSYDKGVTYVVPSVENAMNKTYPISRPLYYYYLNSAEKAVKPLIDFILSTEGQKIVKEVGYVPVGQ; encoded by the coding sequence ATGAAGAAATTAATTTTCGTTTTCGTCATCATGGCCCTTCTGCCTCAACTTTACTCGCAGAATGTCAATTGTAAGATCAAAGGAAGTGATACTGTCCTTCCTCTTACACAGAAAGAAGCCGAAGTGTTCATGAAAAAATACCCCGGTTCATCTATAATGGTGACGGGAGGCGGCTCCGGTGTGGGTCTGGCCGCTTTGCAGAATGGTACCACGGATATCGCCCAGTCATCCAGGAAAATGAAACTGGATGAGAAGATGAAATTACAGGACGCAGGAAAAGTTTTTACTGAATCCATTATCGCTTATGATGCACTTGCCGTGATCGTGAATCCTTCAAACAAGGTTAACCAGTTAACCCGGGAACAACTGGAAAGTATCTATACCGGCAAGGTAACAAACTGGAAAGAAGTTGACGGTGACGACATGCCGATCGTGGTTTATTCCAGGGAGTCAAGTTCAGGCACCTTCGAATTTTTCAAAGAGCATGTGCTTAATAAAAAGAACTTTACCCCTTCTGCCCTGCTGATGCCGGCAACCGGTGCTATTGTGCAGTCGGTCAGCCAGACAAAGGGTGCGATCGGCTACGTGGGTCTTGCATACCTGGAAGCCGATGTCAAAGCACTTAAAGTCAGCTATGATAAAGGAGTGACTTACGTTGTGCCATCCGTGGAAAACGCAATGAACAAAACTTATCCCATCTCCAGGCCTTTGTATTATTATTATCTTAACAGTGCTGAAAAAGCTGTAAAACCGCTTATAGATTTTATTCTTTCAACTGAAGGGCAGAAAATTGTAAAGGAAGTAGGGTATGTACCGGTCGGTCAATGA
- the pstC gene encoding phosphate ABC transporter permease subunit PstC — translation MRKYRKYGEKFIEGVLFSSSTVTSLTVILIIIFLFREGIGLFQSKPIDKGYVFALNINNPVKELSAKQLKDIFNQDITNWKHVGGNNDTIMLLTINEIPNYYTEEEMGPEMEHLPMLVDKLIQENIGAIVFISEKYMPPDFHGYLLKVKNISPKEFVLGKEWYPTAEPVPLFGVWPLITGTLLVTLGAILIALPLGLATAIFMAEVSSFRLRNILKPLVELLAGIPSVVYGFFGLVVIVPLIQQVFHLDVGETVLAGSIVLGIMALPTIITISEDAIRTTPKSLKEASLALGATRWQTMVRVVIPYARSGITTAIILGIGRAIGETMAVLMVTGNAAMIPHSFLVPARTIPATIAAELGESPYGGLHFQALFALGIILFLFTLIINFSIDLVKGRKHIKSL, via the coding sequence ATGAGAAAATATAGAAAATACGGGGAAAAATTTATTGAAGGCGTCCTGTTTTCAAGTAGCACTGTCACAAGCCTCACGGTCATCCTGATCATCATTTTTCTTTTCAGGGAAGGGATTGGCCTTTTCCAGAGCAAACCGATCGACAAAGGATATGTTTTTGCCCTTAACATCAATAACCCCGTTAAAGAACTCAGCGCAAAACAACTGAAAGATATCTTTAACCAGGACATCACCAACTGGAAACATGTTGGCGGTAATAATGATACGATCATGCTGCTCACGATCAATGAAATCCCCAACTACTATACCGAAGAGGAGATGGGTCCTGAAATGGAACATCTACCGATGTTGGTGGATAAACTGATTCAGGAAAATATAGGCGCGATAGTTTTTATTTCTGAGAAATATATGCCCCCCGACTTTCATGGTTATCTCCTGAAGGTGAAGAATATCAGCCCGAAAGAATTTGTCCTCGGAAAAGAATGGTACCCTACTGCAGAGCCGGTCCCGCTTTTTGGGGTATGGCCGCTGATCACGGGAACCCTGTTGGTTACACTCGGGGCCATCTTGATTGCTTTGCCGCTCGGATTGGCAACCGCGATCTTCATGGCTGAAGTATCCTCTTTCAGGCTGCGCAATATACTCAAACCATTGGTTGAGCTTCTCGCGGGCATTCCATCTGTTGTCTATGGCTTTTTCGGTCTCGTCGTTATAGTTCCTTTGATCCAGCAGGTCTTTCACCTTGATGTTGGCGAAACGGTCCTGGCAGGCAGTATCGTTCTTGGGATCATGGCCTTGCCAACAATCATTACCATATCCGAAGATGCCATCCGAACCACCCCAAAATCCCTTAAAGAAGCCAGCCTCGCTTTGGGAGCAACCCGCTGGCAAACGATGGTCCGCGTGGTTATTCCTTATGCCAGATCCGGGATTACTACCGCCATAATCCTGGGTATTGGCAGGGCGATCGGCGAAACAATGGCCGTATTAATGGTTACGGGGAATGCCGCCATGATCCCTCATTCTTTCCTTGTCCCTGCAAGGACCATTCCGGCTACCATCGCTGCAGAACTCGGTGAATCACCCTATGGAGGCCTTCATTTCCAGGCATTATTCGCGCTCGGGATTATCCTGTTCCTGTTCACCCTGATTATCAATTTCTCCATTGACCTCGTTAAAGGTCGTAAACATATTAAATCGCTCTGA
- a CDS encoding OprO/OprP family phosphate-selective porin — MTIPLRFFKAVMILAVIIESGISAYSQEVYSKAIQQSADTLNAKIENVKSDLDFLKNLKITGYIQAQWQCADSNGISSFSGGNFPKNADNRFSVRRGRVKFAYTGTLTQFVLQIDATERGVALKDAYVNFKDPWLQMFTIQGGMFNRPFGFEIAYSSSMRETPERARITQTLFPGERDLGAMLTIQPRKESRFNFIRLNAALIAGNAIASEIDSKKDFVGQLGINKTTRNEKFRYAVGISYYNGGVFQETKKVCNMVTLADGMTKGFVVDSTESNKGQYAKREYFGADAQVSLDWFLGVTTLRGEYLWGSQPGSSKSNVSPTNRSIPATPDPIDTYNRSFNGGYVYLVQNILNSRHEVVVKYDFFDPNIKVKGTDAKSTVPETTIKTGLTGADVSYTTWGFGYNVHIATNVKLMAYYEVVKNESTSINGYSNDLKDNVFTLRAQFKF, encoded by the coding sequence ATGACTATCCCATTAAGATTTTTTAAAGCAGTAATGATTCTCGCAGTCATTATCGAATCCGGTATTTCAGCCTATTCACAAGAAGTCTATTCAAAGGCTATTCAGCAGTCGGCCGATACCCTCAACGCTAAAATTGAAAATGTAAAATCCGATCTTGATTTTCTTAAAAATCTTAAAATAACCGGTTATATCCAGGCACAATGGCAATGTGCCGATAGCAATGGTATTTCATCATTTTCGGGCGGTAATTTCCCAAAAAACGCCGATAACCGGTTCTCAGTAAGAAGAGGCCGGGTAAAATTTGCTTATACGGGTACGCTTACTCAATTTGTGCTGCAAATTGATGCAACAGAGCGCGGAGTGGCACTGAAAGATGCGTATGTCAATTTCAAAGACCCCTGGTTGCAAATGTTTACCATACAGGGCGGGATGTTCAACCGTCCTTTCGGCTTTGAAATAGCCTATTCCTCCAGCATGAGAGAAACCCCTGAAAGGGCAAGGATCACGCAAACCTTATTCCCCGGAGAACGTGACCTGGGTGCCATGCTTACCATCCAGCCGCGCAAAGAATCCCGCTTTAACTTCATTCGTTTAAATGCTGCCCTTATTGCTGGAAACGCGATTGCATCTGAAATAGATTCAAAAAAAGATTTCGTAGGACAACTGGGAATAAATAAAACCACCCGTAATGAAAAATTCCGCTATGCCGTCGGGATTTCTTATTACAACGGAGGTGTATTCCAGGAAACCAAGAAAGTCTGTAACATGGTTACCCTGGCCGACGGAATGACAAAAGGCTTCGTGGTCGATTCCACAGAATCCAATAAAGGACAATATGCAAAACGGGAATATTTTGGCGCCGACGCACAGGTCAGCCTCGATTGGTTTCTTGGCGTAACAACATTGCGTGGTGAATACCTTTGGGGTTCCCAACCGGGTAGCTCAAAATCCAATGTCAGTCCTACCAACAGGTCAATCCCGGCAACTCCCGATCCGATTGATACTTATAACAGGTCTTTCAATGGCGGGTATGTTTACCTGGTGCAAAACATCCTTAACTCCAGGCACGAGGTTGTTGTAAAATATGATTTCTTCGACCCGAATATTAAAGTTAAAGGCACGGATGCCAAATCCACGGTACCTGAAACAACGATCAAGACCGGACTGACTGGTGCTGACGTAAGCTATACAACCTGGGGTTTTGGCTACAACGTGCACATTGCCACCAATGTTAAGCTGATGGCATATTATGAGGTAGTTAAAAATGAAAGCACCTCGATAAATGGTTATTCTAATGACCTGAAGGATAATGTATTCACCCTCAGGGCACAGTTCAAGTTTTAA